A stretch of Lactuca sativa cultivar Salinas chromosome 6, Lsat_Salinas_v11, whole genome shotgun sequence DNA encodes these proteins:
- the LOC111905361 gene encoding ricin B-like lectin R40G3, translated as MDQTPKYTDNKPTVRFYTKIKTDYSLTIRDGAPVIAPTNSSDLHQHWIKDEKFSTRVKDEEGFPSFALVNKATGQALQQPTDPAHKPVQLTEFNPYTLDLSVLWTESKDLGDGFHAVRMVDNIKLNIDASIGDTGIHDGTEILLWEWNKNDNQRWKTEPF; from the exons ATGGATCAAACACCGAAGTACACTGACAACAAACCCACTGTTAGATTTTACACCAAGATCAAGACTGATTACTCACTCACCATCCGTGATGGAGCACCGGTTATTGCACCCACCAACTCCTCCGATCTTCATCAG CATTGGATAAAGGATGAGAAGTTTAGCACGAGAGTCAAAGACGAAGAGGGTTTTCCCTCTTTTGCTCTGGTAAATAAAGCTACTGGACAGGCTCTGCAACAGCCTACCGATCCAGCTCATAAACCA GTTCAGCTGACGGAATTCAACCCATATACGCTTGACTTGTCTGTTCTTTGGACAGAAAGCAAGGATTTGGGCGATGGTTTTCACGCAGTAAGAATGGTGGACAATATTAAGCTTAATATAGATGCATCCATTGGTGACACTGGTATTCATGATGGCACCGAAATTCTTTTGTGGGAGTGGAATAAAAATGATAACCAGAGGTGGAAGACAGAACCTTTCT GA